The segment CGGGACGACCTGCGCGAGGTCGTCGAGCAGGCGGGCTTCGCGGTCGTCGAGGAGTCCTCGTACACCTACGCGCCGGAGATCTCGGACGTGCCGCCCGAGGAGCAGATCTTTCTCAACTGCGTGCGACGCGGCTGAGAACGCCCCGCGCGGTCCCGGGCACCTCCGGACGGATGAGACAAGTGATGGAGCCGCATCCCCGAGCCGATACGAACACCGCCCCGCCGGCCCAGCAGCCGGGCGAAGCGGCGCCGCGGACGCCGCTGTCCCGCCCGTCGTCGCCCGGAAGTGGCCGTTCCTGTGCCGGCGAGGTGCCCGGAAGCGGCGGTTCCGACGAGGTGCCCGGTGGAGCGCCGGAAGGACTGAGGCCGCCGGGCCGCGACGCCGCCCGCCCGGCACCGGCCGCCGGAGTTCCTGCGGAGCAGGGCCGGGATGAGGTGGGGCGGGGCTCCGAGGCGGAGGGCGGCCGGGACGAGGCGGAGCAGGGCCGGGACCCGGAAGAGCGTCTCCCCGAGACGCAATCCGACCGGCTGCGGTTTCTCGATCTCGCGGCGCGGCGGATTGCCCGGGGCGTCGACCTGGACGAGACGCTGCGGGGGCTTTACGAGGCGGCGGTTCCCGCGTTCGCCGATGTGGTGCTTGTGCATCTGCGGGAGCCGCTGGTGGCCGGGGAGGGGCAGGCCGCCGAGCCTCTGGTGCTGCGGCTGCACAGCTTTGCTCAGGGGCCGGAGGGGGTGGTCACCGCGGCGTCCGCGGGGGGCACGGGGGTCGCCGGGCCTGTGCGTTCGACGGTCAGCGGGCCGTTCGCCGAGCTGCTGCTGGGCCGGCAGCCGGTGTTCGGGGAGGTGCCGGAGACCGAGGCTGTGGTGAGCGAGCTGCTGGAGCCGGTGGCGGGTGTGTCGGCGACAGGGGCACCGGGGCGGCGGCTGATCATCGCTCCGTTGTACGGGCGGCGCCATCTGCTGGGCACCGTTGCCCTGTTGCGTGCGGCCGGGCGGCCCGTCTTCGTGGCGGATGACCTGCTCGTGGCCGCCCAGCTCGCCACGTACACCGCCCTTGGCGTCGAGGCGTCGGTGCCCTCGGGGCAAGAGGCCTCGGCCGCGGGTGCCCTCCAGCTCAGGATGCTGCCGTCGTCGCTCCCCGAGACCACCGGGGTCCGGCTGGCGAGCCGGTATCTGCCGGCCGCCGAGACCTCCCAGGGGGGCGGTGACTGGTACGACGCGATTCCGCTGCCCGGCAACCGGGTCGCGCTGGTGGTGGGCGACGTCATGGGCCACTCCATGACCTCCGCCGCGATGATGGGCCAGCTGCGCACCACGGTGCAGACCCTCGCCCGGCTCGACCTGCCGCCGGAAGAGGTCCTGTACCACCTCGACGAGCAGGCCCGGCGCCTCGGCAGCGAGCACATGGCGACCTGCTTGTACGCCATCTACGACCCGATATCGCAGCGGCTGCTGGTGGCCGACGCGGGGCATCCGCCCCCGGTGCTGCTGCACCCGGACGGCTCGGGGGAAGTGCTTCAGGTGCCGCCCGGCGCGCCGATAGGAGTGGGCGGCGTCCCCTTCGAGACCTGGGAGCTGCCCGCGCCCACCGGAGGGACGCTGCTCCTGTACACCGACGGCCTCGTCGAGTCGCGTAACAGGGACGTCTTGACGGGCATGGAGCTGCTGCGTGGCCGCCTGGAGGCGGTGGCCGCGCGGGTCGCTCCGCCGCCGCTGGACATGCTCTGCGACGCGGTGCTGACTCTTCTGGATCCGGATGCCCGGGATGACGACGTGGCGCTGCTGGCCGCCCGATTCGACGGTTTCGCGCCGCTCAACGTCGCGTACTGGTTCCTCAGTCCCCAGCCGCAAACGGCCGGCCGGGCACGGCAGCTGACCCGCCGGGCGCTGCACCGCTGGGGCCTGGGCTCGATGCTCGATGCGACCGAGCTCATGGTCAGCGAGGTGGTGACGAACGCGGTGCGCTACGCCTCCCGGCCGATCGCCTTGCGACTGCTGCGTACCGATGTGCTCCGGTGCGAGGTGGGCGACGATTCGCCGCAGGTGCCCCGGATGCGGCGCGCTCAGGCGGGTGACGAGGGCGGACGTGGCCTGTTCCTGGTCGATCAGCTCGCCCTGCGCTGGGGAGCGACGCTGCTGAGCACCGGCAAGGTGGTCTGGTTCGAGCAGGAGATACCCGAGGAATATCGTCAACATCGTCAAGAGGGGGCGGATGCCGCGTAGTTCGCTCCGTCCGCGGGATGCCCGGCCCGTCTGCCCGCCTGCCTGCCCGCCGCGCCGGCTGTGGCGTGCGGTCAGCGTGCGGCAGGCAGCGTGATCGTGAAGGTGCTGCCCTTGCCGGGGGCGGTGCGGACGGTGGCGGTGCCGTCGTGGGCCTCGGCGATGGAGCGGACGATGCTCAGGCCGAGGCCGGTGCCGCCGCTGGTCGGGTTGCGGGACTCGTCGCCGCGGTAGAAGCGCTCGAAGATCCGCTCGGCCGTCGCGGGGGGCATTCCGGGGCCCTGGTCGGTGACCGCCAGCTGCACGGTGCCGTCGGGCAGTGCGCGCGCCGTCACGGACACCGGGGTGTCCGGCGGGGTGTGGCGCAGCGCGTTGCTCAGGAGGTTCTGGAGCACCTGGCGCAGCCGGTCCTCGTCGCCGCGGGCGAACACCTCGCCGGGCACCTCGACGGTCAGGGGCCGGCCGGGGTCGACGACACGGGCATCGGTGACGGCGTCGTCGGCGAGGGCGCCGAGGTCCACCGGCGCGTGCGCGATCGGGCGGCCCTGGTCGAGCCGGGCGAGCAGCAGCAACTCCTCGACCATGGTGTGCATCCGGGTGGCCTCGCCCTCGATACGCAGCATCGCGCGCTCGATGAGTGCCGGGTCCTGGGCCAGGCCGTGCAGATGGAGCTGGGCCCAGCCCCGGATCGTGGTCAGCGGGGTGCGCAGCTCATGGGAGGCGTTGGCCACGAACTGCCGGAGCTGCTCCTCGGACCGCTGCCGTTCGTCGAAGGCCCGGTTGAGGGCGGTACCGACCTCGCCCACCTCGGAGTGCCGCTGGGCGACCTCGATCCGCTGGTCGAGGTCGCCCCCGGCGATCGCGGTCGCGGTGGCGGCCATGTCCCGCAACGGCCGCAGGCCCACGCCCAGCACCCCGCGGCTGAGCAGCACGATGCCCCCGAGCACGGCCAGCGTGGCGGCGGAGTCGGAGCCGATCAGCCAGTAGATGGCGTCGTCGGCCGGCTTGAGGCTCTTGGCGATCACCACCCTGCTGAACTGCCTGGGCGGCCCGCCGGGGCGCTGGACCGTGGCGGAGTAGCCGAGGGGGAAGCTCAGGGTGCGGTACCGGGGGAGGGGCGCGTCCTGGGAAGAGACGGTGACGATGTGCCCGGCGAAGTCGTCGGGGAGCGGGGTGGGCAGGTCGGGGCGGGAGCGGGCCTGCCCGTCGGCGGTCCGGGTCGGCGTCTGGGCGACCACCCGGCCCTGGTCGTCGACCATCGCGATGTAGGCGCCGTCGGGAATCAGGGAGTTGAGGTTGTCCAGGTTGATGGGGGAGGTCGGGCGGTGCACCTGGTGCTGAACGGAGTCCCGGGTCTTGGTGAGGGTGGTATCGGCGGCGTCGACGAGGTTGAGCCGCAGTCCGAGCAGCGACACCGCGTTGACGGCCACCATGCCCACGGCCGCCAGCAGGACGACGCCGACCATCAGGCGCGCCCGCAGGGAGCCGCGCCAGGCGCCGGCCATCTCAGCCGCCTTCGGGGAGGCGCAGGCTGTAGCCGAAGCCGCGCATGGTGTGAATCAGGGCGGGCGCGTGGGTGTCCACCTTCGCGCGGAGGCGGGAGACCAGCTTCTCGACGACGCCGTCGCCGAAGTGGTGCTGCCACACGTGGTCCATGATCTGTTCCTTCGACATCACCTGGTCGGCGTTGATCAGCAAGTAGCGCAGCAGCTTGTACTCGGTCGGCGACAGCGCGATCAGCCGGTCCCCGCGGCGGACCCGCCGGCTGCGTTCGTCCACGGTCAGATCGGCGAAACACAGCAGCGGGCCGGCCTCCGCGGACCGTCCGGCCCGCCGTAGCAACGCATGCACCCGGGCGAGGAGTTCGGGCAGGCTGAACGGCTTGGTGAGGTAGTCGTCCGCGCCCATCGCGAAGCCCGTCACCCGGTCCTCGACGGAGTCCCGTGCGGTCAGGAACAGCACCGGCAGCCGCGCCCCGTTGTCCACCAGCCGCCGGCAGACCGTGAATCCGTCCAGGTCGGGCAGCAGGACATCCAGCAGCAGCAGATCCGGCGGCAGCTCCGCGTAGGCACGTAGGGCCTCACCGCCGCAGCCGGCGGTCGCGACCTCGTACCCCGCCAGGCTCAGCGTGGTCTGGAGCAGCTCCGTCATCCGCGGGTCGTCATCCACGACGAGCAGCCGCTGCCCGCTTCCCCGGGGCAGCGGTGCGTCGCTCGTCGGCGAGGCGGAAAGCATGGCGGTCACCCATCACGTCATCGAGTCTGCGGGGACAACGTGCGCACGAGTCCGCCGGTTCCCCCGGCGGTCCGAGCGGCGCGGGCGCCCCCCGGCTCCGGCTGTCAGGCAATGGTCAGGTTGCCGACCGGGGCCGGTCAACGGGGCCCGTTTCTCTGGAGTCACGACACCGGACCGACCACC is part of the Streptomyces platensis genome and harbors:
- a CDS encoding response regulator transcription factor, which gives rise to MLSASPTSDAPLPRGSGQRLLVVDDDPRMTELLQTTLSLAGYEVATAGCGGEALRAYAELPPDLLLLDVLLPDLDGFTVCRRLVDNGARLPVLFLTARDSVEDRVTGFAMGADDYLTKPFSLPELLARVHALLRRAGRSAEAGPLLCFADLTVDERSRRVRRGDRLIALSPTEYKLLRYLLINADQVMSKEQIMDHVWQHHFGDGVVEKLVSRLRAKVDTHAPALIHTMRGFGYSLRLPEGG
- a CDS encoding sensor histidine kinase, with the protein product MAGAWRGSLRARLMVGVVLLAAVGMVAVNAVSLLGLRLNLVDAADTTLTKTRDSVQHQVHRPTSPINLDNLNSLIPDGAYIAMVDDQGRVVAQTPTRTADGQARSRPDLPTPLPDDFAGHIVTVSSQDAPLPRYRTLSFPLGYSATVQRPGGPPRQFSRVVIAKSLKPADDAIYWLIGSDSAATLAVLGGIVLLSRGVLGVGLRPLRDMAATATAIAGGDLDQRIEVAQRHSEVGEVGTALNRAFDERQRSEEQLRQFVANASHELRTPLTTIRGWAQLHLHGLAQDPALIERAMLRIEGEATRMHTMVEELLLLARLDQGRPIAHAPVDLGALADDAVTDARVVDPGRPLTVEVPGEVFARGDEDRLRQVLQNLLSNALRHTPPDTPVSVTARALPDGTVQLAVTDQGPGMPPATAERIFERFYRGDESRNPTSGGTGLGLSIVRSIAEAHDGTATVRTAPGKGSTFTITLPAAR
- a CDS encoding ATP-binding SpoIIE family protein phosphatase; this encodes MEPHPRADTNTAPPAQQPGEAAPRTPLSRPSSPGSGRSCAGEVPGSGGSDEVPGGAPEGLRPPGRDAARPAPAAGVPAEQGRDEVGRGSEAEGGRDEAEQGRDPEERLPETQSDRLRFLDLAARRIARGVDLDETLRGLYEAAVPAFADVVLVHLREPLVAGEGQAAEPLVLRLHSFAQGPEGVVTAASAGGTGVAGPVRSTVSGPFAELLLGRQPVFGEVPETEAVVSELLEPVAGVSATGAPGRRLIIAPLYGRRHLLGTVALLRAAGRPVFVADDLLVAAQLATYTALGVEASVPSGQEASAAGALQLRMLPSSLPETTGVRLASRYLPAAETSQGGGDWYDAIPLPGNRVALVVGDVMGHSMTSAAMMGQLRTTVQTLARLDLPPEEVLYHLDEQARRLGSEHMATCLYAIYDPISQRLLVADAGHPPPVLLHPDGSGEVLQVPPGAPIGVGGVPFETWELPAPTGGTLLLYTDGLVESRNRDVLTGMELLRGRLEAVAARVAPPPLDMLCDAVLTLLDPDARDDDVALLAARFDGFAPLNVAYWFLSPQPQTAGRARQLTRRALHRWGLGSMLDATELMVSEVVTNAVRYASRPIALRLLRTDVLRCEVGDDSPQVPRMRRAQAGDEGGRGLFLVDQLALRWGATLLSTGKVVWFEQEIPEEYRQHRQEGADAA